A genomic window from Corynebacterium fournieri includes:
- a CDS encoding NRAMP family divalent metal transporter gives MIGAIFLMATSAIGPGFLTQTSVFTVQMGAAFAFAILLSIIVDIAVQLNVWRILGVSGMRASELANEILPGLGWVLAVLVGIGGLVFNIGNIAGTGLGIQALTAGAVDPKIGGALSAIIAIVVFLWKRAGAALDVIVGILGAMMILLMLYVAISSNPPVADALRQTVAPERVDFNVITTLIGGSIGGYIVFAGVHRLIDAGHTGPENVDYLTRSSVTGIIVTGVMRVLLFLAVLGVVATGVALSKDNTAADVFYQAAGDFGRRAFGLVLWAAGLSSVIGASFTSISFLTKQGFDPKKRGWLTVVFIVISSVVFLVAGSAPQKLLIFAGAFNGLILPIAFAVVLWAGFFRKDLLKGWEPPKWTLIIGLVVLVGCVLMGWASISKLPSIWA, from the coding sequence ATGATCGGCGCCATCTTCCTTATGGCAACCTCCGCCATCGGCCCCGGCTTCCTCACCCAAACCTCCGTTTTCACCGTCCAGATGGGCGCCGCGTTCGCGTTTGCGATCCTGCTGTCCATCATCGTGGACATCGCTGTCCAGCTCAACGTCTGGCGCATCCTCGGCGTCTCCGGCATGCGCGCCAGCGAACTCGCCAACGAGATCCTGCCGGGCCTCGGCTGGGTGCTGGCCGTCCTCGTCGGCATCGGTGGCTTGGTGTTCAACATCGGCAACATCGCCGGCACCGGCCTGGGCATTCAGGCGCTGACCGCAGGGGCCGTCGACCCGAAGATCGGCGGCGCGCTTTCCGCGATCATCGCCATCGTCGTGTTCCTGTGGAAGCGGGCGGGCGCCGCGCTCGACGTCATCGTCGGCATCCTCGGCGCGATGATGATCCTGCTCATGCTGTACGTCGCCATCTCCTCCAACCCGCCTGTCGCGGACGCGCTGCGCCAGACCGTGGCACCGGAGCGCGTCGACTTCAACGTCATCACCACCCTCATCGGCGGCTCCATCGGCGGCTACATCGTCTTCGCCGGCGTACACCGCCTCATCGACGCAGGCCACACCGGCCCGGAAAACGTCGACTACCTGACCCGGTCCTCAGTCACCGGCATTATCGTCACCGGTGTCATGCGCGTGCTGCTGTTTTTGGCGGTGCTGGGCGTGGTGGCCACCGGCGTAGCCCTGTCCAAGGACAACACCGCCGCCGACGTGTTCTACCAGGCGGCTGGCGACTTCGGCCGCCGCGCCTTCGGCCTCGTGCTGTGGGCTGCAGGTTTGTCGTCCGTGATCGGCGCATCGTTTACCTCCATCTCCTTTTTGACCAAGCAGGGCTTCGATCCGAAGAAGCGCGGCTGGCTCACCGTCGTGTTCATAGTGATTTCCTCGGTGGTGTTCCTTGTCGCCGGTTCTGCTCCGCAGAAGCTGCTCATTTTCGCAGGTGCGTTCAACGGCCTGATCTTGCCGATCGCTTTCGCCGTCGTGCTGTGGGCGGGCTTTTTCCGCAAGGATCTGCTCAAGGGGTGGGAGCCGCCGAAGTGGACGCTCATCATCGGTCTGGTCGTCCTTGTGGGCTGTGTGCTCATGGGTTGGGCTTCCATCTCGAAGCTGCCGTCGATCTGGGCGTAG
- a CDS encoding putative hydro-lyase — MQPAAMTPAQARALFRTTDVATTAGFSAGYVQANLIALDKKYAFDFLLFAQRNPKPCPLLGVLEAGQLSSSLLAGGDIRTDIPSYRVFSQGSLIDEPSDATSYWTEDTVAFLIGCSFTFEQALVEHGVPVAHIVQGRNVPMYLTNIDCEPAGVFSGKMVVSMRPIPANLVSDAVRITSRYPAVHGAPVHVGEPGLIGIDDLDAPDFGEAVDIPAGTVPVFWACGVTPQSIVMHSKPELAICHAPGKMLVTDARDLAYQVP; from the coding sequence ATGCAGCCTGCTGCGATGACCCCGGCGCAAGCCCGCGCGTTGTTCCGCACCACCGATGTGGCGACGACGGCGGGCTTTTCCGCTGGCTACGTCCAGGCCAACCTGATTGCGTTGGACAAAAAGTACGCCTTCGATTTCCTGTTGTTCGCGCAGCGCAACCCGAAACCGTGCCCGCTGCTCGGCGTGCTGGAGGCGGGGCAGCTGTCTTCGTCGTTGCTCGCCGGCGGCGACATCCGCACCGACATCCCGTCCTACCGCGTGTTTTCGCAGGGCTCGCTTATCGACGAACCTTCGGACGCCACCTCCTACTGGACCGAAGACACCGTCGCGTTTCTCATCGGCTGCTCGTTCACCTTCGAGCAGGCGCTTGTCGAACACGGTGTGCCGGTGGCGCACATCGTGCAGGGGCGCAATGTGCCGATGTATCTGACCAACATCGACTGCGAACCCGCCGGTGTGTTCAGCGGAAAAATGGTGGTGTCCATGCGTCCCATCCCGGCGAATTTGGTGTCTGACGCGGTGCGCATCACCTCGCGCTACCCGGCGGTGCACGGGGCGCCTGTGCACGTGGGGGAGCCGGGATTAATCGGAATCGACGACCTGGACGCGCCGGACTTCGGCGAGGCCGTGGACATCCCCGCGGGCACCGTGCCGGTGTTTTGGGCGTGCGGAGTAACGCCGCAGTCGATCGTGATGCACTCCAAGCCGGAGCTGGCCATCTGCCACGCGCCGGGCAAGATGCTCGTCACCGACGCGCGCGATCTGGCCTACCAGGTTCCATAA